Sequence from the Gemmatimonadota bacterium genome:
CTCCATCGGGTGGTGTGCCACAAAATCCGTCCAGATACACGCGGGATGTTCTGGCTCGAGCGCCTCGCGCGGATGCGACGTGGTCAGCATGGCCACGGGCATCCCCGCAGCGCGTCCGGCGCGGAGGCCGGGAATCGAGTCTTCGATGACCACGCACGCACTCGCGGGAAGCCCCAGCAGCGCCACGCCCTTGCGATATCCCTCGGGGTTCGGCTTGGTCGTGGCCACGTCTTCGGCTGCGACGATCCCGACAAAGCAGGCGTCGAGGTCGGCCACCCGCAGCACGTGGGTGATTTCATCGCGGCGCGCGGCCGACACCACCACCAGGCGGACGCCGGCGGCGTGCAGCGCCCGCACGAAGGGGGAGACGCCGGGCACGAGCGTGAGATCCGCGCTGATGAGGCGCTGGTAGATCACGCCCTTGGCGGCCACAAGGTGGTCCAGCATCCTGGTGTCGAGCGTCCGATTGGCGGCTCGCCACGCGTGCACAAAACAGCCGCGGTCATCGTAGCCAAGGTACTCGCGATAGTAAGTGGCCTCGTCGACGTCGAGACCCCATTCGGCGAGCACTTCCAGGAGTGCGGCGCAGTGGTGCCGCTCATCATCGACAATGACGCCATTGAAGTCGAAGCAGACGCCCTTCACGACGTCGCCTCGCCGGTGATGCCGGTCACGAAAATGTGCCTCGGATCGTGGCGCTCCCGCAGGCGATCGATCGGGCCGCCGATGCCCTCGCGGTAAGCGCCGAAGTGCCCGACGGTGCGGCGCAGCGCCCACGACGCGCGCTCGAGCGTCAGCGGCACTTCGCGGGCCGCGAATTGGTTGCGCACCGCTCGCAGCTGCTCTGCGGTGGTGTGTCCGCTCCAGCGGATGCTGCCGGCGAGGGCACCGGCACTCAGCATTCCTTCGCCGAGCAGCGAGACCACCGCGTCGATCGCCTCATCGATCCCTTCCGGGAGGACGCCGAGGCGGAAGGTGACCGGGACACTCGAGATCCCGCGTGAGGAGCCATTCCAGAGCAGCACGCGCCGCTCCGGTGGCAACTCGTGCCAGTGCAGGTGCGCCACTCGGCTCAACCGTTGGCCTTCCTGCAGGACCTCGTCACGACTCCCCATGAGCCGAACGGCGAGCAGCCATTCCGGTTCGGAGGCCAGGGCGGGGGAGATGAGCTCCGCGGCCGCGGCGGCGATGTGATGCTCGCCGAGTCCGCGGGCGGCGGCGCTGAGCCGATCCCGACTCCCGAGGGCGACCCAGGTCAGATCCGCGTCGGGGAGCGGGCGGACCCGGAGGGTGGCCTCGGTGATCACGCCGAATCCGCCGAAGCCGCCGAGGTGGAGTCGCATCGCCGGCGTCACGGTCGGGCTGCCCTCGTCGCGCGCGAGGCGGACCACGCGACCGTCCCCGGTGGCAATGGTCATTGCCAGCACCTGATCGCGCACCGGACCGAAGCCGGCACGGAGCGGTCCGGCGGTCGCGGTCGCCAGCACGGAGCCGACGGTCCGGTCGGTACGTCCTGGTGGGTCGAGTGCCACCCAGCCGTGTTCGTCGCGCAGGGTGTGACGAAGCAGATCGAGGGAAACGCCTGCGGGGGCGGTGACGCTCTCGTCGGTGTGTTCGATGCCGAGTCGGTCGTCGAGGCCGCGGGTGGAGAGGGTCAAGTCGGCGGGAGGGGCGTCAACGCGCCATGACCCCCCGCCCTCGATGGCGACCTGCCACTGCTCGTCATGGGCCAAGCCGAGCACGCCGGCCATGGCCTCGGTCGAGGTGGGCGTGACGATGAGCCGCCCGTCGCCGGTGGCGCGCACGGCTTCGGCGCCGATGGTGGCGGCGATCCGGTCCTGGCGGGTGCTACTCATGCGGGCGCCCGGCGTGGTTCGGCGGGAGGGTGGTCGGGGCTGAACGTCATCCCCGGAAGATAGACGGGGCGGGGCGCTGCTCAGGCGGCGCGAAATTCTCCCAGATGCCGCACCTCCGGGCACTCCCGCAACTTCGCGAACGCGCGCTCGCGCAACTGGCGGATCCGTTCCCGGGTGACGCCAAGGGCGGCGCCGATTTCTTCGAGTGTGCGGGCTTCTTCGCTGGGGTCGAGGCCGTAGTAGAGCGAGAGGATGCGGCGTTCGCGGGGGGTGAGGTAACGGCGGAAGATCCGGTCGATGAAGTCGCGCCGGAGGATCTCGTCGGTCCGCGTCTCGATTTCGCCGTTTTCTCCCAGCGGAAGTCGCTCACCCAGCGTGGCGGCGCGGGAGTCCCCGCTCTCGACCGGCGCATCGAGCGAGACTTCGGTCACAAAGAGCCGACGGGCGTCGCGCACGTCATCGAGCGGCATGATGAGGGCGGTTGCCAACTCCTCGTCGGTCGGAGTCCGCCCGAGTTCCTGGGCGAGCAACCCCTGTGCCTTGGCGAAGCGCACGACGGCGGTATTCTGGTTGAGCGGGAAGCGCACCGAGCGCGTCTGTTCGGCCAGCGCCTTCAGTACCGCCTGCCGCACCCACCACACCGCGTACGAGATGAACTTCACGCCACGATCCGGATCGAACTTGCGGACGGCGCGGAGCAACCCCTCGTTGCCGATTGCCACCAGGTCGCCGAGCTCGAGACCATGCCCCTGATAGCGCTTCACGAAGGCGATCACGAAGCGAAGGTTCGCCGTGACCAACCGCTCAATGGCGATGTCGTCGCCCTCGCGTGCCTTCCGCGCCAATGCCCGCTCCTCCTGGATGTCGGTGATCATCGGGAGGTCCTTGATGTCCCGCAGATACTGCTCGAAGGACTCGGCCGCGCTGAGCGGAACGCGGGCACGGGATGGCGCAGGGGCGGCACGACGCGGCATGGGAGACCCAATCGGCGAGGGACGAACTATCAAGTTTTCTAGGGAGGTGTTCGAAAGCTACGCAGGCAAGATGGGGAGTTCCGGGGCCGTGTCAAGAGCCTGTAAATATATACATTGCAACAACTTATGCAGGTTGCAGTTAGCCGTTTCGTGCACAATGTCCACAGCGGAGTCTTCCACACGCGTGTGCAGGAACGGGGGAAGTCATTGCGATGCAAGTGAATGCGTCGGACGGTGGGGTGGGGGAATTG
This genomic interval carries:
- a CDS encoding FAD-binding oxidoreductase, coding for MSSTRQDRIAATIGAEAVRATGDGRLIVTPTSTEAMAGVLGLAHDEQWQVAIEGGGSWRVDAPPADLTLSTRGLDDRLGIEHTDESVTAPAGVSLDLLRHTLRDEHGWVALDPPGRTDRTVGSVLATATAGPLRAGFGPVRDQVLAMTIATGDGRVVRLARDEGSPTVTPAMRLHLGGFGGFGVITEATLRVRPLPDADLTWVALGSRDRLSAAARGLGEHHIAAAAAELISPALASEPEWLLAVRLMGSRDEVLQEGQRLSRVAHLHWHELPPERRVLLWNGSSRGISSVPVTFRLGVLPEGIDEAIDAVVSLLGEGMLSAGALAGSIRWSGHTTAEQLRAVRNQFAAREVPLTLERASWALRRTVGHFGAYREGIGGPIDRLRERHDPRHIFVTGITGEATS
- a CDS encoding HAD family phosphatase, with translation MKGVCFDFNGVIVDDERHHCAALLEVLAEWGLDVDEATYYREYLGYDDRGCFVHAWRAANRTLDTRMLDHLVAAKGVIYQRLISADLTLVPGVSPFVRALHAAGVRLVVVSAARRDEITHVLRVADLDACFVGIVAAEDVATTKPNPEGYRKGVALLGLPASACVVIEDSIPGLRAGRAAGMPVAMLTTSHPREALEPEHPACIWTDFVAHHPMELPWSATSN
- a CDS encoding RNA polymerase sigma factor RpoD/SigA; this translates as MPRRAAPAPSRARVPLSAAESFEQYLRDIKDLPMITDIQEERALARKAREGDDIAIERLVTANLRFVIAFVKRYQGHGLELGDLVAIGNEGLLRAVRKFDPDRGVKFISYAVWWVRQAVLKALAEQTRSVRFPLNQNTAVVRFAKAQGLLAQELGRTPTDEELATALIMPLDDVRDARRLFVTEVSLDAPVESGDSRAATLGERLPLGENGEIETRTDEILRRDFIDRIFRRYLTPRERRILSLYYGLDPSEEARTLEEIGAALGVTRERIRQLRERAFAKLRECPEVRHLGEFRAA